A genome region from Populus alba chromosome 5, ASM523922v2, whole genome shotgun sequence includes the following:
- the LOC118034976 gene encoding putative disease resistance RPP13-like protein 1, with the protein MASATALAIGGSFLSAFLQVLFDRMASREVVGFFRDRKLNDRLLKKLKVLMISVNGVLDDAEEKQIAKPAVEMWVNELKDAVYEADDLLDEIAYEALRSEVEVGSQSSADQVRGFLSARFSFQKVKEEMETKLGEIVDMLEYLVQQKDVLGLREGTVEKASSQRIPTTSLVDESGVYGRDGDKEAIMKLVLSATENGKRLDVIPIVGMAGVGKTTLAQLVYNDSRVGEQFDMKVWICVSEEFNVLKVIKDILKKAGSMNCDTMTEDQLHCELEKESTGKKIMLVLDDVWSNDWVKWDFLLTPFKSLLHGSKILVTTRIESVASVKATVAAHRLKELTADDCWLVFAKHAFDDGSCSARPDLEEIGKEVVRKCKGLPLAAKALGGLLRFKRDAKEWEKILKSNMWDLPNDDILPVLRLSYHYLPPQLKQCFAYCAIFPENHEFNKGELIRLWMAEGFLVPPKRNKEMEEVGNEFFHDLVSRSFFQQSSGKSRSVFQGSSGDPLFVMHDLINDLARYVAREFCFRLEGEDSNKITERTRHLSYAVTRDDSCQKFEGIYDAKLLRTFLPLSEAWLRNQINILPVSRPRNQIDNRVTHDLLPRLTRLRVLSLANYSNVVELPDSMGKLKHLRYLNLSATSIKRLPEVVSTAYHLQTLILENCKELVELPDSVGHLKHLLYASLKGAKIKRLPESMCTLYNLQTLVLEDCRNLVRLPHSIGNLKHLRYVTLKGTAIKMLPASMGGLCNLQTLILRSCKDLIELPDDLGRLINLSHLDIEGTKLLKMPPHMGKLTKLQNLSDFFLGKDTGSSIQELGKLQHLQGGLNIWNLQNVGTAPDALHDNVKGMKHLKTLNLMWDGDANDSGHVRHVLDKLEPDVNMEYLYIYGYGGTRFSDWVGDSSFSRIVSMELSRCKYCTSLPPLGQLGSLKELLVRGFEGLAVVGREFYGSSMSVRKPFGSLESLTLSMMPEWREWISDQGMQAFPCLRKLCISGCPNLRKVLSNHLLPSLTTLEIEGCKQLVTSIPRCPIIDELKLDDDSRHLLLGRLPSGMHSLKVYRFYSIDSIPKEMEQIGSFLTTLEEIEMENCDSLKCFQLELFPRLKTLRISACSNLESHCEHEGPLEDLTSLHSLKIWECPKLVSFPKGGLPASCLTELQLFDCANLKSLPEHMNSLLPSLEDLRLFLLPKLEFFPEGGLPSKLKSLYIENCSKLIAARMQWSLQSLPSLSKFTVGVDESVESFPEEMLLPSSLASLEIWSLKTLKSLNYSGLQRLTSLGQLTITDCPNLQSMPEEGLPSSLSSLEIWRCPLLDQRCQQGIGVDWLKITHIPNVHINGYKIHQP; encoded by the coding sequence ATGGCTTCTGCAACTGCATTAGCCATTGGAGGTTCATTTCTGTCAGCCTTCCTTCAGGTTTTGTTCGACAGAATGGCTTCTCGCGAGGTTGTAGGCTTCTTCAGAGACCGAAAACTCAATGATAGGTTGTTAAAGAAGTTGAAGGTACTTATGATTTCTGTTAACGGGGTACTTGATGATGCGGAGGAGAAGCAAATAGCCAAGCCAGCTGTTGAGATGTGGGTCAACGAGCTCAAAGATGCTGTTTATGAAGCTGATGATTTGTTGGATGAGATTGCTTATGAAGCTCTGCGATCGGAGGTGGAAGTTGGCTCTCAATCTAGTGCAGATCAGGTGAGAGGCTTTTTATCTGCTCGTTTTTCATTTCAGAAAGTAAAGGAAGAGATGGAGACAAAGTTAGGAGAGATCGTTGACATGCTTGagtacttggtacaacaaaagGATGTCCTTGGTCTGAGAGAGGGTACTGTTGAGAAAGCATCATCACAGAGAATACCAACAACTTCTCTTGTGGATGAATCCGGGGTATATGGTAGGGATGGAGATAAGGAAGCCATAATGAAACTGGTACTATCTGCAACTGAAAATGGCAAACGGCTAGATGTGATTCCCATAGTAGGTATGGCTGGGGTTGGTAAGACCACTCTTGCTCAGCTTGTTTACAATGATAGCAGAGTAGGAGAGCAGTTTGATATGAAGGTATGGATCTGTGTTTCGGAAGAATTCAATGTTCTCAAGGTGATCAAAGATATTCTTAAGAAGGCTGGTTCCATGAATTGTGATACAATGACTGAAGATCAACTTCACTGCGAGTTAGAGAAGGAATcaacagggaaaaaaattatgcttgTTTTAGATGATGTTTGGAGCAATGATTGGGTAAAATGGGATTTTCTGTTGACACCTTTCAAGTCTCTGTTACATGGAAGTAAGATCCTTGTTACAACACGAATTGAAAGCGTAGCATCGGTCAAGGCAACTGTTGCAGCCCATCGCCTAAAGGAATTGACTGCGGATGATTGCTGGTTGGTGTTTGCAAAACATGCATTTGATGATGGAAGTTGCAGTGCACGTCCAGACTTGGAAGAAATCGGTAAAGAAGTGGTAAGAAAGTGCAAAGGGTTACCTTTAGCTGCAAAAGCCCTGGGAGGTCTCCTACGCTTTAAAAGAGATGCTAAGGAATGGGAGAAGATCTTGAAGAGCAACATGTGGGATTTGCCGAATGATGATATTCTTCCTGTTCTCAGATTGAGTTATCACTATCTTCCACCACAGCTGAAGCAATGCTTTGCTTACTGTGCAATATTTCCAGAGAATCATGAATTTAACAAGGGTGAATTGATCCGTTTATGGATGGCAGAGGGCTTTCTAGTTCCACCTAAAAGAAATAAGGAGATGGAAGAAGTAGGAAATGAGTTCTTTCATGATCTTGTTTCAAGGTCATTTTTCCAGCAATCTAGTGGAAAATCAAGGTCAGTTTTTCAAGGATCAAGCGGGGATCCATTATTTGTAATGCATGACCTCATAAATGACTTGGCTAGATATGTAGCTAGAGAATTTTGCTTCAGGTTGGAAGGCGAAGATTCAAACAAGATCACAGAAAGGACTCGTCATTTGTCTTATGCAGTAACAAGAGACGATTCTTGTCAAAAATTTGAGGGTATTTATGATGCCAAGCTTTTGCGCACTTTCTTACCATTGTCAGAAGCGTGGCTACGCAACCAAATCAATATCTTACCGGTGTCAAGACCACGCAACCAAATCGATAACAGGGTAACACATGATTTATTGCCAAGGCTTACACGCTTACGAGTGCTATCCTTGGCTAACTATTCCAACGTGGTTGAGTTACCTGATTCAATGGGCAAGTTAAAACATTTACGATACCTTAATCTCTCCGCTACATCAATAAAAAGGTTACCTGAAGTTGTGAGTACTGCATACCATTTGCAGACATTAATCCTGGAAAATTGTAAAGAGCTTGTTGAGCTGCCTGATTCAGTTGGCCACTTGAAGCATTTGCTATATGCCAGTCTTAAAGGTGCAAAAATCAAAAGGTTACCTGAATCCATGTGTACATTGTATAATCTGCAAACATTAGTCTTGGAAGATTGCAGAAACCTTGTCAGACTGCCTCATTCAATTGGCAATTTGAAGCACTTGCGATATGTGACTCTTAAAGGCACAGCGATCAAAATGTTACCAGCATCCATGGGAGGCTTGTGTAATTTGCAGACTTTAATCTTGCGGTCATGCAAAGATCTGATTGAGCTACCAGATGATTTGGGAAGGCTAATCAACTTGAGTCATCTTGATATCGAAGGAACAAAATTGTTGAAGATGCCGCCGCATATGGGTAAACTAACAAAGCTCCAAAACCTAAGTGATTTCTTTCTAGGAAAAGATACTGGTTCTAGCATTCAAGAGTTGGGGAAGCTTCAACATTTACAGGGAGGACTAAATATTTGGAACCTGCAAAATGTTGGGACTGCTCCAGATGCTCTACATGACAATGTGAAGGGTATGAAGCATCTCAAGACTTTGAATTTGATGTGGGATGGTGATGCTAATGACTCTGGACATGTAAGACATGTACTTGACAAATTAGAGCCTGATGTAAATATGGAGTATCTTTATATCTATGGTTATGGGGGTACAAGGTTTTCAGATTGGGTAGGAGACTCTTCTTTCTCAAGAATAGTATCCATGGAGCTCAGCCGATGTAAATACTGCACGTCCTTACCACCACTTGGGCAGTTAGGGTCTTTGAAAGAACTCCTGGTAAGAGGGTTTGAGGGACTTGCGGTTGTGGGTCGTGAGTTCTACGGAAGTTCCATGTCCGTGAGGAAGCCATTTGGATCCCTTGAAAGTTTAACTCTTTCAATGATGCCTGAATGGCGTGAATGGATTTCAGATCAAGGCATGCAAGCTTTCCCTTGTCTTCGAAAGCTTTGCATAAGCGGCTGCCCCAACCTAAGAAAGGTGCTGTCCAATCACCTCCTTCCATCTTTAACAACACTTGAGATCGAGGGATGCAAGCAGCTTGTAACTTCAATTCCAAGATGTCCAATcattgatgaattaaaattagatGATGATTCTCGTCATCTGCTGCTAGGCAGATTGCCTTCTGGGATGCACAGCCTGAAAGTTTATCGATTCTATTCCATAGATTCCATACCAAAAGAAATGGAGCAAATTGGTTCCTTTCTCACCACTttagaagaaattgaaatggaaAATTGTGATTCACTCAAGTGCTTCCAGCTGGAGCTGTTCCCTAGGTTGAAGACTCTCAGGATCTCTGCATGTTCAAATTTGGAATCTCATTGTGAACATGAAGGACCTCTAGAGGATCTCACCTCTCTTCATTCCTTGAAAATATGGGAATGCCCTAAATTAGTATCTTTTCCGAAAGGAGGATTACCTGCCTCATGTTTGACAGAGCTTCAGTTGTTTGATTGCGCAAATTTGAAGTCCTTGCCTGAGCATATGAATTCCCTCCTCCCATCCCTTGAAGATTTGAGATTATTCCTCCTTCCAAAACTTGAGTTCTTTCCAGAAGGGGGTCTGCCCTCTAAATTAAAATCACTTTATATTGAAAATTGCAGCAAACTCATTGCAGCCAGAATGCAATGGAGTTTGCAATCGCTCCCTTCTCTTTCAAAATTCACTGTTGGTGTTGACGAAAGTGTGGAATCCTTCCCAGAGGAGATGCTGCTGCCCTCATCTCTTGCCTCTCTTGAAATATGGAGTCTTAAAACTCTGAAATCCCTGAACTACTCGGGGCTTCAACGCCTCACTTCTCTTGGACAATTGACCATCACAGACTGCCCTAATCTACAGTCCATGCCAGAAGAAGGCCTCCCCTCCTCCCTTTCTTCTCTTGAAATCTGGCGGTGTCCTTTGCTGGATCAAAGATGTCAACAGGGAATAGGGGTAGATTGGCTCAAGATTACTCACATCCCCAACGTGCATATTAATGGATACAAGATCCATCAACCTTAG